The Nitrospinota bacterium genome includes the window TTCCGTCAGTGAAGGCGATTTGAGAAAAATGACGGATATACTTTACAATTCGATCGCGGCTGTTACAGGTTCGTTCGAAAAGAACGAACCGTTTGTGAAATAGCCGGTTTCGTATACCATGTTAAAAAAATATTGGGAGACGGCAGGAACATTGGAGACATCCGAGAGCAAGTTTCATGACGAGTGTGCCATTTTCGGCATTTACAGGCACCCCGAAGCGGCGAACGTAACATACCTCGGCCTTTACGCGCAGCAGCACCGCGGGCAGGAGAGCTCCGGCATAGTATCATCTGACGGTTCCGACCATCATATACACCTCGGCATGGGGCTTGTGGCAGATGTGTTCAAAAGGGAGATCATAGAAAAACTGCACGGGAATATGGCGATAGGGCACAACCGCTATTCAACCACCGGCGCGTCGAAACTTATGAACGCACAGCCGCTGGCGATCGAATATTCCGCCGGATATCTTGCCATCGCGCACAACGGCAACCTTGTGAACGCGTCGACCGTCAGGGCGGAGCTTGAGGATATCGGCTCAATTTTCAGATCGACCATGGATACGGAGGTGATATCCCACCTTATCGCGAAGTCGAGCGAGAACACGCTCTTCAGCCGCGTGGTGGACGCACTGCATCAGGCTAGAGGGGCCTATTCGCTACTGGTTATGAACGAGGATGAAATGATAGCGGTGCGCGACCCGAAAGGGTTCAGACCGCTTGTGATGGGGAAGCTGGATGGCGCGACGGTCTTTGCATCGGAGACTTGCGCGTTCGACCTCATTGGAGCGACGTTCGAAAGGGATCTGAAACCGGGAGAGCTGGTTCATGTAACCTCCGACGGCGTGAGATCGCACTTTCCGTTCCCTCCAAAAAAGAGCTGTCAGTGCGTTTTCGAGTTCATATATTTCGCCAGGCCCGACAGCAATATCTTCGGCCGTTCAGTCCATGAGGTGAGAAAAAATTTCGGCAAGGCGCTTGCGCTTGAACTTCCGGTCGAAGCGGACATGGTGATCCCCGTGCCGGATTCCGGGGTCCCCGCCGCGATGGGTTACGCGGAAAAATCTGGCATCCCTTTCGATATGGGTTTGATAAGGAACCACTACATAGGGAGAACGTTCATCGAGCCGGAGAGCAGGATCAGGCATTTCGGCGTAAAGCTGAAACTGAATCCTATACGTTCTCTCATCGAAGGGAAAAAGGTCGTAGTCGTCGACGATTCCATAGTGCGGGGCACCACATGCAAGAAAATAATCGGAATGGTGCGCTCAGCTGGCGCAAAAGAGGTTCATATGCGCATCAGTTCCCCCCCTACCACGCACCCCTGTTTTTACGGAATTGATACCCCGACAAAAGAGGAGCTTATCGCTTCGAACATGACCGTCGAGGAGACGAGAAAATTCATCGAGGCCGATTCGCTTGCCTACCTTACGCAGGAGAAGATGCTCTCCATATTCGGCGATGAGGCGGTCGATTTCTGCACGGCATGTTTCGACGGAAACTATCCGATAAAACGGTTCGATATGGATATCGTTCAGGCCGAGCTTTTCGACTCAATAAGAAAATAGCCGGTCACTGTTTCGCTGAGCCGGCTCTATAAATCGTATATAATCCCACACCATGGCAAAGCTTGGAGTAAACGTGGATCATGTCGCTACCCTTAGGCAGGCTCGTCTTATCGACTATCCCGATCCGGTTGCGGCGGCGAAAATTGCGATTGAGCATGACGTCTCATGCATCACTGTGCACCTGCGCGAGGACAGAAGGCACATTCAGGATAGAGACGTATACCGTATCAGGGAGCTTGAGAATTGCAGGCTGAACCTGGAGATGGCGGCGTCCGAGGAGATCATAAAAATTGCGCTTGATGTAAAGCCGGATCAGGTGACCCTCGTGCCGGAGAGGCGGGCGGAGTTGACTACCGAAGGGGGGCTTGATGTCCTTTCCAGGATCGATTTCTACAGGGAGCTTGTCGCACGATTCAGGGATGCCGGAATACCGGTATCGCTTTTTATAGATACGGATGATAAACAGGTAGAGGCTTCATCCAGGACGGAGGCTGGCGCCGTGGAGATAAACACAGGAAAATATTCGGAAGCCGATTCAAAAAGTAAACAGGCCGAGAGACTGAACGATGTCCGTCGCGCAGTTGAATCGGCCCACGCGCTCGGCATGGTTGTTCATGCGGGGCATGGGCTTCACTACGAAAACGTCTCACCCGTTGCCGCGTTGCCATGGGTGGATGAACTTAACATTGGTCATTCGATAGTGTCGCAGGCGGTCTTTGTCGGTTTTTCAAAGGCTGTTCTTTCGATGAAAGAGTTGATCGAAAAAGCGTCCGCGGGCGCAAAGGGGGTTTGAAAATGATCAGGCATATAGTTTTGTTCAAGATGAAGGAAGGGAGCACCGGCGAGGAGAAGGAGAAGCTTATGGCGGACCTTGCGGGGCTGAAGGATTCAACCGACGGGCTCATGCTTGAGTGCGAGGTCGCTTCGGATGTCGCGTCTACCCCTACTTCTTACGATGTCGCGCTGAATTCCCTTTTTGAAAGCATGGAAATGGTCGCCTCCTACCAGGTGCATCCTGCACATGTAAAGGTGCTTGAATATATAAAGAAGGTATGCGGAGCAATTTCGAAAATCGATTACGAGGTGTAACGCACCTAAAGCAGGCTTCCAGCCTGGCCGATTAAACCGAAAGGGAACCTGAAAGGTTCAGCTCTTAATTACAGCTCCGGCGGTAAATATCCCTACCGGCTTTTCTTCCTTTACGACAATGAGGTGCATAATCTTTTTGTCGGCCATGATCTTTTTCGCTTCAAAGATCGATTCGGTATGGTCGATTACTATAGGCTTCTTCGTCATGATCTTCGAAATGGCTGTAGCAGCGAGATCCTTTCCGCTGGCGACACCTCTTCTCACGATATCCTGCTCGGTTACGATTCCGGTGATTTTTCCGGTCTTTCCGATAACAAGGAGAGAGCCTGTATTTTTGCTTTTCATTTTTGCGGCGGACTTTTTTATGGTTTCAGTTTCCTTTATGGTTACCACGTTTTTATCGGCCATATCACCAACTGCGAGCAGCGTTTTAAATTCCGCCATTTTGGAACTCCTCCCGGTTTATGTAAGTTGAATTATGGTAATTTACCCTTGCCTTGAGGAAGTGTCAAATTAATTAAAAAAGTTCATTGAATTGCCATGAGCTATTTAAACATCTGAAAGTGAAGCGTTTTTGGAGATATCTGGAAATGTGCCTAAGGAAATAATGTTATGTATGATAACAGGTAGAATTGAGTAGCGGCTCTGGTTTGACCAGTGAACAGTAAACGCTGAATATATTGTTGAATGTTCAGCAACATTTCAGTAATATCCCAAAGGTGGAAACCAACGAAGATATCAA containing:
- a CDS encoding Dabb family protein → MIRHIVLFKMKEGSTGEEKEKLMADLAGLKDSTDGLMLECEVASDVASTPTSYDVALNSLFESMEMVASYQVHPAHVKVLEYIKKVCGAISKIDYEV
- a CDS encoding CBS domain-containing protein; this translates as MAEFKTLLAVGDMADKNVVTIKETETIKKSAAKMKSKNTGSLLVIGKTGKITGIVTEQDIVRRGVASGKDLAATAISKIMTKKPIVIDHTESIFEAKKIMADKKIMHLIVVKEEKPVGIFTAGAVIKS
- the purF gene encoding amidophosphoribosyltransferase, whose protein sequence is MLKKYWETAGTLETSESKFHDECAIFGIYRHPEAANVTYLGLYAQQHRGQESSGIVSSDGSDHHIHLGMGLVADVFKREIIEKLHGNMAIGHNRYSTTGASKLMNAQPLAIEYSAGYLAIAHNGNLVNASTVRAELEDIGSIFRSTMDTEVISHLIAKSSENTLFSRVVDALHQARGAYSLLVMNEDEMIAVRDPKGFRPLVMGKLDGATVFASETCAFDLIGATFERDLKPGELVHVTSDGVRSHFPFPPKKSCQCVFEFIYFARPDSNIFGRSVHEVRKNFGKALALELPVEADMVIPVPDSGVPAAMGYAEKSGIPFDMGLIRNHYIGRTFIEPESRIRHFGVKLKLNPIRSLIEGKKVVVVDDSIVRGTTCKKIIGMVRSAGAKEVHMRISSPPTTHPCFYGIDTPTKEELIASNMTVEETRKFIEADSLAYLTQEKMLSIFGDEAVDFCTACFDGNYPIKRFDMDIVQAELFDSIRK
- a CDS encoding pyridoxine 5'-phosphate synthase; this translates as MAKLGVNVDHVATLRQARLIDYPDPVAAAKIAIEHDVSCITVHLREDRRHIQDRDVYRIRELENCRLNLEMAASEEIIKIALDVKPDQVTLVPERRAELTTEGGLDVLSRIDFYRELVARFRDAGIPVSLFIDTDDKQVEASSRTEAGAVEINTGKYSEADSKSKQAERLNDVRRAVESAHALGMVVHAGHGLHYENVSPVAALPWVDELNIGHSIVSQAVFVGFSKAVLSMKELIEKASAGAKGV